GCGGCAGTACGTCACAGAGACCCTCATCGCTGGACCAGGATCCATCTGAATCCACGGGTGTGCGCATATGCCGATCACGTGCCTGAATTTGACTGGTTTTCGGGCTTCTGGAATTCGGGTCAGCAGTCAGCCCGCCAAATATGCCTTCAGCAAATCCGCTTGCCAGGACACCAAAACGGTTGCAAAATGGAACCATGAATTTCACGATCAAGAACCTGCCTCCGGAAGTGCATGCGCGGTTGCAGGAAGCAGCCAAGCGGAGCGGACGCAGTCTCAACAAGCAAATCGTGACAACCCTTGAGCGGGCAGTTTCCCCGGTTGCGGTTGACCGGTCCACCCTGCTGAAGCGTGTAAGGCTGCGCCGTGAGGGGATGGAGACCTGGCTTGAAGATGCGAATCTTGATCAATTAAAGCGGGGGGGGCGCATGTGATTGTCGTGGACGCAAACGTGATTGTTTACCTGTTAATTCGTGGTGAGCGCTCCGTGGCAGCTGAGGCATTGCTTCAGCGGGAGCCTGAATGGCTCGCCCCCGGTCTCTGGCTGGATGAATTCCTGAATGTTCTTTGTACGCTCGAACGAAAGGGCGATGTATCCGCCTCCGAATCGCATGCCTTGCTCGAGGACGCTCATTCCCTGATGGGGGATAACGTCTACGAGGTTCCTCCGGAGCGCGTTTTAGCGGTAGCCCGCAGGACCGGTTTAAGCGGCTACGACAGCCAGTATGTTGCTCTCGCGGAAGACCTTGGACTAAAACTCCACACGTGCGACAAGGCGATCCTGACCTGCTGTCCGGAACTGGCCGTATTGCCGGAATGAAGATGCCGCTTGATTACCTCACCGGGCAATTGTTCATCATCTGGAAGAAGTCGTTCCCCTTGTTATCTGTTAGGATGAAGGCGGGGAAATCTTCGACCTCAATCTTCCAGACGGCTTCCATGCCGAGCTCCGGATATTCGAGGACTTCGACTTTCTTGATGTTATCCTGTGCCAGCAAGGCAGCCGGTCCACCAACCGAGCCAAGATAGAAGCCACCGTGCTTCTTGCACGCATCCGTCACCTGCTGGCTGCGATTGCCCTTGGCGATCATGATCTTGGAGCCGCCGTGCGACTGGAAGAGATCGACGTAGGAATCCATCCGCCCGGCAGTTGTCGGACCGAAGGAACCTGAAGGCATGCCTTCCGGGGTCTTGGCCGGGCCAGCATAATAAATCGGGTGGTTCTTGATATAGTCGGGCAGGCCTTCTCCAGCATCGATACGCTCCTTGAGCTTGGCATGGGCGATGTCACGTCCGACAACAATCGTCCCGCTGAGGGCGAGCTGCGTCGTGACCGGATATTTGCTCAACGTTGCCAGGATGTCTTCCATCGGCTGGTTGAGGTCAATTTTAACGGCTCCTGTTTTAGTCTGTGTCCGGTATTTTTCCGGAATGAACC
This region of Oceanipulchritudo coccoides genomic DNA includes:
- a CDS encoding PIN domain-containing protein, which encodes MDANVIVYLLIRGERSVAAEALLQREPEWLAPGLWLDEFLNVLCTLERKGDVSASESHALLEDAHSLMGDNVYEVPPERVLAVARRTGLSGYDSQYVALAEDLGLKLHTCDKAILTCCPELAVLPE
- a CDS encoding FitA-like ribbon-helix-helix domain-containing protein; this encodes MPSANPLARTPKRLQNGTMNFTIKNLPPEVHARLQEAAKRSGRSLNKQIVTTLERAVSPVAVDRSTLLKRVRLRREGMETWLEDANLDQLKRGGRM